A DNA window from Bdellovibrio sp. BCCA contains the following coding sequences:
- a CDS encoding Hpt domain-containing protein, with the protein MAIFDVPLESRIKYLRRRQEELAKIDFENPDWDFVKKVGHQIKGNAVTFLFPELTELGKRLEDASISQDIKQIKEICGELAQKVSELLRHLEK; encoded by the coding sequence ATGGCTATATTTGATGTGCCTTTAGAATCCCGGATAAAATATTTAAGACGTCGGCAAGAAGAGCTTGCGAAAATAGATTTTGAAAATCCTGACTGGGACTTCGTAAAGAAGGTCGGACATCAGATCAAAGGCAACGCCGTGACTTTCTTGTTTCCCGAATTAACTGAACTAGGAAAGCGTCTTGAGGACGCTTCGATCTCGCAAGATATAAAACAAATCAAAGAAATTTGCGGTGAGCTTGCGCAAAAAGTTTCTGAACTTTTGCGACATCTTGAAAAATAA